One window of Vespa velutina chromosome 2, iVesVel2.1, whole genome shotgun sequence genomic DNA carries:
- the LOC124947261 gene encoding sorting nexin-13-like isoform X5: MYVNIQRAIYWSLRRISTLSDNNALISEREDIIKKTDHFRQYIFNLSKEKINFTLDRRITGSRIIDESLQEILDFILRDYVQSWYSSITDDKEFLYSVRNNAQKIAINIANRVKAVDWIPYLTTRLVDDAASHMRLYRQAQLRIKERRAQKLYKGSASSSTSGGTPKRMPTHRRNKSETDISWYTQSKFYIPNLSSLIEPIELGDQNEEESLEKIFFDLEVQMENNLICRDVVCTNKAQERELLCEISEGLLHLILPKEDYDCLTVRYFLKELLANAIIKPLLNLFSDPDYINQAFIWLCSKESGLPSEIFLTVIRITDNLEELMATKNIISKEITHLRSKDLTGDDDLSAKQRLNSLLYFKKILEARIVGMQEGLESEGDGIGTQPDWNRLIVPGQKLVNLPLDELLKNNIALSYFIDYMTSINAEAYLYFYLNIYGWRVSAEQQIADIHLQKIQTGPSTSSIVNTKRKNIDLENLKEAALKIYQQYLSDKASSKLQLDDLLVKNLVTKIKTETVKEIWFDDLLVCCYEKLQNEDRFLPSFKKSLAYIKLLAELDLLKDPTSEDDTKSLKSINLTSVNDELNTLQNLTESCTNSEANITARKEGKLKSNSSLNLIDTLESSESKSCSDIEKKSLSNTKDTKNIQKVSSIDLDQINEGKDVAFYLDSNVDQCITLDEKNCDLSVIKKLQQGRFEITAKIIETGIVNDRGKTYGIYAVAVTKCYDSGYQEKWHIYRRYSDFYDLYQKIKEKYYDLAKIPFPAKKAFHNMERTVLEKRMLMLNAWLHQLTKPAVVDGHMGLQNLLLAFLEQGDYDKGVTGGQISRTLDNLMNPLKTSMKSVTQAVKTMPDNMLSTVDGVMDNISKFFGNPRKSNVFYEHTKVGASLDVETNDNIPLRIMLLLMDEIFDLKVRNQWLRRRIITLLRQIIRTMFGDIVNRRIIEYVSLITSPTKVAGYLRFIKNSLWPNGIKAESKPIRDSEIKYRTRVVAKVALLSCFSDDLKHIIGSETTRHGLLRVFELFQQPVLNRRLLYVLLEGILETLFPKNNIGDIFKKVYCTSSRLKDKIKT, from the exons atgtacgtaaatatacaAAGAGCAATTTATTGGAGTCTTCGAAG aatatctaCTCTCAGCGATAATAATGCTCTAATATCAGAGCGGGAGGATATAATCAAAAAGACTGATCACTTTCGGCAg tatatttttaacttatccaaggaaaagattaattttacattagaTAGAAGAATTACTGGCAGTCGTATTATCGATGAATCTCTGCAA gaAATTTTAGACTTTATCCTCAGAGATTATGTGCAAAGTTGGTACAGCTCTATTACAGACGATAAAGAATTTCTCTATTCAGTTCGCAATAATGCTCAAAAAATTGCCATCAATATAGCAAATCG gGTAAAAGCTGTTGACTGGATACCATATTTAACTACGCGTCTTGTTGATGATGCTGCTTCACACATGAGATTGTATCGTCAAGCTCAACTAAGGATAAAAGAACGTAGAGCgcagaaattatataaaggtAGTGCTAGTTCTAGTACTTCAGGTGGAACCCCCAAAAGAATGCCCACACATCGACGGAATAAAAGTGAAACTGATATATCTTGGTATACACagtcaaaattttatattccaaATTTATCATCTCTCATTGAACCTATTGAACTTGGAGACCAAAATGAGGAGGaatctttagaaaaaatattctttgatcTTGAAGtgcaaatggaaaataatttgatatgtaGAGATGTCGTATGCACAAATAAAGCTCAAGAACGAGAATTATTATGTGAAATATCAGAAGGTCtcttacatttaatattgCCAAAGGAAGATTACGATTGTTTAACcgttagatattttttaaaagaattattagcaAATGCCATAATTAAACCATTACTGAATCTTTTCTCTGATCCTGATTATATTAATCAGGCATTTATATGGCTG tGTAGTAAAGAAAGTGGATTGCCAAGTGAAATCTTTTTAACAGTAATTAGAATAACTGATAATTTGGAAGAACTAATggcaacaaaaaatattatttctaaggAAATAACACATCTACGTTCAAAAGATTTAACTGGGGATGATGATTTATCAGCAAAACAACGATTAAATagtttactttattttaaaaaaattttggaGGCAAGAATTGTTGGAATGCAAGAGGGTTTAGAATCAGAGGGAGATGGAATTGGTACTCAACCAGACTGGAATAGATTAATTGTTCCTGGGCAAAAATTAGTTAATCTGCCTTTAGATGAATTGTTGAAGAATAACATTGCACTtagttattttattgattatatgaCTTCTATAAATGCTGAGGCATATCtgtacttttatttaaatatatatggttGGAGAGTATCAGCAGAGCAACAAATAGCAGATAttcatttacaaaaaatacaaactGGTCCTTCAACCTCAAGTATCGTTAATActaaacgtaaaaatatagATCTAGAAAATTTAAAGGAGGCtgctttaaaaatttatcaacagTATCTGAGTGATAAAGCATCATCAAAGTTACAGTTAGATGATTTATTAGTAAAAAATTTagtgacaaaaataaaaactgaaACTGTTAAGGAAATATGGTTTGATGATCTCTTAGTTTGTTGCTATGAAAAGTTACAAAATGAGGATAGATTTTTACCTAGTTTTAAAAAATCACTTGCATATATTAAACTTCTTGCTGAATTAGATTTACTGAAAGATCCAACCTCTGAGGATGATACAAAATccttaaaaagtataaatttaaCTAGTGTTAATGATGAATTAAATACTTTGCAAAATTTAACAGAGAGCTGTACTAACAGTGAAGCAAATATAACAGCAAGAAAAGAAGGCAAGTTAAAATCAAATTCTTCATTAAATTTGATAGATACTCTTGAATCAAGTGAATCTAAATCATGCagtgatattgaaaaaaaatctttaagtAATACAAAAGatacgaaaaatattcaaaaggtATCAAGTATAGATTTGGATCAAattaacgaaggaaaagaTGTAGCTTTTTATTTAGATTCAAACGTAGATCAATGTATCACGTTAGATGAAAAGAACTGTGACTTAAGTGTAATTAAAAAGCTCCAACAAGGTCGTTTTGAAATTACTGCAAAGATAATTGAAACTGGTATTGTTAATGATCGTGGTAAAACATATGGTATATATGCTGTGGCTGTTACCAAATGTTATGATTCAGGTTATCAAGAGAAATGGCACATTTATAGAAGATATTCTGATTTCTATGATttgtatcaaaaaataaaagaaaaatattatgatttgGCCAAAATTCCATTTCCTGCTAAGAAAGCGTTTCATAATATGGAGAGGACTGtattggaaaaaagaatgttaatGTTGAATGCTTGGTTACATCAACTAACAAAACCAGCAGTTGTTGATGGCCACATGGGTTTACAAAATCTCTTATTAGCGTTTTTAGAACAAGGAGATTACGATAAAGGGGTTACTGGAGGTCAAATTTCACGAACg ttagataatttaatgaatcCCCTAAAAACATCTATGAAGAGCGTGACGCAAGCTGTAAAGACTATGCCAGATAATATGTTGAGTACAGTAGACGGTGTTATGgataatataagtaaattttttgGTAATCCAAGAAAAAGTAATGTTTTTTATGAGCATACCAAAGTTGGTGCTAGCCTGGATGTAGAA actaatgataatattccattaagaataatgttattattaatggatgaaattttcgatttaaaagTAAGAAATCAGTGGTTAAGACGAAGGATCATTACTTTATTAAGACAAATTATTCGTACGATGTTTGGTGATATTGTGAATAGAAGAATAATAGAATATGTTTCATTAATAACTAGTCCCACAAAAGTTGCAGGATATTTACGTTTcattaa GAATAGTTTATGGCCCAATGGTATAAAAGCTGAAAGTAAACCTATTCGAGAttcagaaataaaatatagaactCGAGTAGTAGCCAAAGTAGCATTGCTCTCTTGTTTTTCAGACGATTTGAAGCATATCATAGGTAGTGAAACAACAAGACATGGGCTCCTAAGGgtgtttgaattatttcaacaaCCTGTATTAAATAgaagattattatatgtattacttGAAGGGATTCTAGAAACTTTATTTCCAAAAAACAACATAggagatatatttaaaaaagtctACTGTACGTCTTCTCgtttgaaagataaaattaaaacgtaa
- the LOC124947261 gene encoding sorting nexin-13-like isoform X4, translated as MYVNIQRAIYWSLRRIMICINRISTLSDNNALISEREDIIKKTDHFRQYIFNLSKEKINFTLDRRITGSRIIDESLQEILDFILRDYVQSWYSSITDDKEFLYSVRNNAQKIAINIANRVKAVDWIPYLTTRLVDDAASHMRLYRQAQLRIKERRAQKLYKGSASSSTSGGTPKRMPTHRRNKSETDISWYTQSKFYIPNLSSLIEPIELGDQNEEESLEKIFFDLEVQMENNLICRDVVCTNKAQERELLCEISEGLLHLILPKEDYDCLTVRYFLKELLANAIIKPLLNLFSDPDYINQAFIWLCSKESGLPSEIFLTVIRITDNLEELMATKNIISKEITHLRSKDLTGDDDLSAKQRLNSLLYFKKILEARIVGMQEGLESEGDGIGTQPDWNRLIVPGQKLVNLPLDELLKNNIALSYFIDYMTSINAEAYLYFYLNIYGWRVSAEQQIADIHLQKIQTGPSTSSIVNTKRKNIDLENLKEAALKIYQQYLSDKASSKLQLDDLLVKNLVTKIKTETVKEIWFDDLLVCCYEKLQNEDRFLPSFKKSLAYIKLLAELDLLKDPTSEDDTKSLKSINLTSVNDELNTLQNLTESCTNSEANITARKEGKLKSNSSLNLIDTLESSESKSCSDIEKKSLSNTKDTKNIQKVSSIDLDQINEGKDVAFYLDSNVDQCITLDEKNCDLSVIKKLQQGRFEITAKIIETGIVNDRGKTYGIYAVAVTKCYDSGYQEKWHIYRRYSDFYDLYQKIKEKYYDLAKIPFPAKKAFHNMERTVLEKRMLMLNAWLHQLTKPAVVDGHMGLQNLLLAFLEQGDYDKGVTGGQISRTLDNLMNPLKTSMKSVTQAVKTMPDNMLSTVDGVMDNISKFFGNPRKSNVFYEHTKVGASLDVETNDNIPLRIMLLLMDEIFDLKVRNQWLRRRIITLLRQIIRTMFGDIVNRRIIEYVSLITSPTKVAGYLRFIKNSLWPNGIKAESKPIRDSEIKYRTRVVAKVALLSCFSDDLKHIIGSETTRHGLLRVFELFQQPVLNRRLLYVLLEGILETLFPKNNIGDIFKKVYCTSSRLKDKIKT; from the exons atgtacgtaaatatacaAAGAGCAATTTATTGGAGTCTTCGAAG AATAATGATCtgtataaatagaatatctaCTCTCAGCGATAATAATGCTCTAATATCAGAGCGGGAGGATATAATCAAAAAGACTGATCACTTTCGGCAg tatatttttaacttatccaaggaaaagattaattttacattagaTAGAAGAATTACTGGCAGTCGTATTATCGATGAATCTCTGCAA gaAATTTTAGACTTTATCCTCAGAGATTATGTGCAAAGTTGGTACAGCTCTATTACAGACGATAAAGAATTTCTCTATTCAGTTCGCAATAATGCTCAAAAAATTGCCATCAATATAGCAAATCG gGTAAAAGCTGTTGACTGGATACCATATTTAACTACGCGTCTTGTTGATGATGCTGCTTCACACATGAGATTGTATCGTCAAGCTCAACTAAGGATAAAAGAACGTAGAGCgcagaaattatataaaggtAGTGCTAGTTCTAGTACTTCAGGTGGAACCCCCAAAAGAATGCCCACACATCGACGGAATAAAAGTGAAACTGATATATCTTGGTATACACagtcaaaattttatattccaaATTTATCATCTCTCATTGAACCTATTGAACTTGGAGACCAAAATGAGGAGGaatctttagaaaaaatattctttgatcTTGAAGtgcaaatggaaaataatttgatatgtaGAGATGTCGTATGCACAAATAAAGCTCAAGAACGAGAATTATTATGTGAAATATCAGAAGGTCtcttacatttaatattgCCAAAGGAAGATTACGATTGTTTAACcgttagatattttttaaaagaattattagcaAATGCCATAATTAAACCATTACTGAATCTTTTCTCTGATCCTGATTATATTAATCAGGCATTTATATGGCTG tGTAGTAAAGAAAGTGGATTGCCAAGTGAAATCTTTTTAACAGTAATTAGAATAACTGATAATTTGGAAGAACTAATggcaacaaaaaatattatttctaaggAAATAACACATCTACGTTCAAAAGATTTAACTGGGGATGATGATTTATCAGCAAAACAACGATTAAATagtttactttattttaaaaaaattttggaGGCAAGAATTGTTGGAATGCAAGAGGGTTTAGAATCAGAGGGAGATGGAATTGGTACTCAACCAGACTGGAATAGATTAATTGTTCCTGGGCAAAAATTAGTTAATCTGCCTTTAGATGAATTGTTGAAGAATAACATTGCACTtagttattttattgattatatgaCTTCTATAAATGCTGAGGCATATCtgtacttttatttaaatatatatggttGGAGAGTATCAGCAGAGCAACAAATAGCAGATAttcatttacaaaaaatacaaactGGTCCTTCAACCTCAAGTATCGTTAATActaaacgtaaaaatatagATCTAGAAAATTTAAAGGAGGCtgctttaaaaatttatcaacagTATCTGAGTGATAAAGCATCATCAAAGTTACAGTTAGATGATTTATTAGTAAAAAATTTagtgacaaaaataaaaactgaaACTGTTAAGGAAATATGGTTTGATGATCTCTTAGTTTGTTGCTATGAAAAGTTACAAAATGAGGATAGATTTTTACCTAGTTTTAAAAAATCACTTGCATATATTAAACTTCTTGCTGAATTAGATTTACTGAAAGATCCAACCTCTGAGGATGATACAAAATccttaaaaagtataaatttaaCTAGTGTTAATGATGAATTAAATACTTTGCAAAATTTAACAGAGAGCTGTACTAACAGTGAAGCAAATATAACAGCAAGAAAAGAAGGCAAGTTAAAATCAAATTCTTCATTAAATTTGATAGATACTCTTGAATCAAGTGAATCTAAATCATGCagtgatattgaaaaaaaatctttaagtAATACAAAAGatacgaaaaatattcaaaaggtATCAAGTATAGATTTGGATCAAattaacgaaggaaaagaTGTAGCTTTTTATTTAGATTCAAACGTAGATCAATGTATCACGTTAGATGAAAAGAACTGTGACTTAAGTGTAATTAAAAAGCTCCAACAAGGTCGTTTTGAAATTACTGCAAAGATAATTGAAACTGGTATTGTTAATGATCGTGGTAAAACATATGGTATATATGCTGTGGCTGTTACCAAATGTTATGATTCAGGTTATCAAGAGAAATGGCACATTTATAGAAGATATTCTGATTTCTATGATttgtatcaaaaaataaaagaaaaatattatgatttgGCCAAAATTCCATTTCCTGCTAAGAAAGCGTTTCATAATATGGAGAGGACTGtattggaaaaaagaatgttaatGTTGAATGCTTGGTTACATCAACTAACAAAACCAGCAGTTGTTGATGGCCACATGGGTTTACAAAATCTCTTATTAGCGTTTTTAGAACAAGGAGATTACGATAAAGGGGTTACTGGAGGTCAAATTTCACGAACg ttagataatttaatgaatcCCCTAAAAACATCTATGAAGAGCGTGACGCAAGCTGTAAAGACTATGCCAGATAATATGTTGAGTACAGTAGACGGTGTTATGgataatataagtaaattttttgGTAATCCAAGAAAAAGTAATGTTTTTTATGAGCATACCAAAGTTGGTGCTAGCCTGGATGTAGAA actaatgataatattccattaagaataatgttattattaatggatgaaattttcgatttaaaagTAAGAAATCAGTGGTTAAGACGAAGGATCATTACTTTATTAAGACAAATTATTCGTACGATGTTTGGTGATATTGTGAATAGAAGAATAATAGAATATGTTTCATTAATAACTAGTCCCACAAAAGTTGCAGGATATTTACGTTTcattaa GAATAGTTTATGGCCCAATGGTATAAAAGCTGAAAGTAAACCTATTCGAGAttcagaaataaaatatagaactCGAGTAGTAGCCAAAGTAGCATTGCTCTCTTGTTTTTCAGACGATTTGAAGCATATCATAGGTAGTGAAACAACAAGACATGGGCTCCTAAGGgtgtttgaattatttcaacaaCCTGTATTAAATAgaagattattatatgtattacttGAAGGGATTCTAGAAACTTTATTTCCAAAAAACAACATAggagatatatttaaaaaagtctACTGTACGTCTTCTCgtttgaaagataaaattaaaacgtaa
- the LOC124947261 gene encoding sorting nexin-13-like isoform X1, with translation MQYVRKYTKSNLLESSKMNIRLYGIVGAIIIFLIAIFGIGLIVKLFVCLLVLIIGIMICINRISTLSDNNALISEREDIIKKTDHFRQYIFNLSKEKINFTLDRRITGSRIIDESLQEILDFILRDYVQSWYSSITDDKEFLYSVRNNAQKIAINIANRVKAVDWIPYLTTRLVDDAASHMRLYRQAQLRIKERRAQKLYKGSASSSTSGGTPKRMPTHRRNKSETDISWYTQSKFYIPNLSSLIEPIELGDQNEEESLEKIFFDLEVQMENNLICRDVVCTNKAQERELLCEISEGLLHLILPKEDYDCLTVRYFLKELLANAIIKPLLNLFSDPDYINQAFIWLCSKESGLPSEIFLTVIRITDNLEELMATKNIISKEITHLRSKDLTGDDDLSAKQRLNSLLYFKKILEARIVGMQEGLESEGDGIGTQPDWNRLIVPGQKLVNLPLDELLKNNIALSYFIDYMTSINAEAYLYFYLNIYGWRVSAEQQIADIHLQKIQTGPSTSSIVNTKRKNIDLENLKEAALKIYQQYLSDKASSKLQLDDLLVKNLVTKIKTETVKEIWFDDLLVCCYEKLQNEDRFLPSFKKSLAYIKLLAELDLLKDPTSEDDTKSLKSINLTSVNDELNTLQNLTESCTNSEANITARKEGKLKSNSSLNLIDTLESSESKSCSDIEKKSLSNTKDTKNIQKVSSIDLDQINEGKDVAFYLDSNVDQCITLDEKNCDLSVIKKLQQGRFEITAKIIETGIVNDRGKTYGIYAVAVTKCYDSGYQEKWHIYRRYSDFYDLYQKIKEKYYDLAKIPFPAKKAFHNMERTVLEKRMLMLNAWLHQLTKPAVVDGHMGLQNLLLAFLEQGDYDKGVTGGQISRTLDNLMNPLKTSMKSVTQAVKTMPDNMLSTVDGVMDNISKFFGNPRKSNVFYEHTKVGASLDVETNDNIPLRIMLLLMDEIFDLKVRNQWLRRRIITLLRQIIRTMFGDIVNRRIIEYVSLITSPTKVAGYLRFIKNSLWPNGIKAESKPIRDSEIKYRTRVVAKVALLSCFSDDLKHIIGSETTRHGLLRVFELFQQPVLNRRLLYVLLEGILETLFPKNNIGDIFKKVYCTSSRLKDKIKT, from the exons ATGcaatatgtacgtaaatatacaAAGAGCAATTTATTGGAGTCTTCGAAG ATGAATATTCGGCTGTATGGAATAGTTGGAGCcatcataatatttttgattgcCATTTTTGGCATAGGCTTGATCGTAaaactttttgtttgtttgcttgtttTAATCATAGg AATAATGATCtgtataaatagaatatctaCTCTCAGCGATAATAATGCTCTAATATCAGAGCGGGAGGATATAATCAAAAAGACTGATCACTTTCGGCAg tatatttttaacttatccaaggaaaagattaattttacattagaTAGAAGAATTACTGGCAGTCGTATTATCGATGAATCTCTGCAA gaAATTTTAGACTTTATCCTCAGAGATTATGTGCAAAGTTGGTACAGCTCTATTACAGACGATAAAGAATTTCTCTATTCAGTTCGCAATAATGCTCAAAAAATTGCCATCAATATAGCAAATCG gGTAAAAGCTGTTGACTGGATACCATATTTAACTACGCGTCTTGTTGATGATGCTGCTTCACACATGAGATTGTATCGTCAAGCTCAACTAAGGATAAAAGAACGTAGAGCgcagaaattatataaaggtAGTGCTAGTTCTAGTACTTCAGGTGGAACCCCCAAAAGAATGCCCACACATCGACGGAATAAAAGTGAAACTGATATATCTTGGTATACACagtcaaaattttatattccaaATTTATCATCTCTCATTGAACCTATTGAACTTGGAGACCAAAATGAGGAGGaatctttagaaaaaatattctttgatcTTGAAGtgcaaatggaaaataatttgatatgtaGAGATGTCGTATGCACAAATAAAGCTCAAGAACGAGAATTATTATGTGAAATATCAGAAGGTCtcttacatttaatattgCCAAAGGAAGATTACGATTGTTTAACcgttagatattttttaaaagaattattagcaAATGCCATAATTAAACCATTACTGAATCTTTTCTCTGATCCTGATTATATTAATCAGGCATTTATATGGCTG tGTAGTAAAGAAAGTGGATTGCCAAGTGAAATCTTTTTAACAGTAATTAGAATAACTGATAATTTGGAAGAACTAATggcaacaaaaaatattatttctaaggAAATAACACATCTACGTTCAAAAGATTTAACTGGGGATGATGATTTATCAGCAAAACAACGATTAAATagtttactttattttaaaaaaattttggaGGCAAGAATTGTTGGAATGCAAGAGGGTTTAGAATCAGAGGGAGATGGAATTGGTACTCAACCAGACTGGAATAGATTAATTGTTCCTGGGCAAAAATTAGTTAATCTGCCTTTAGATGAATTGTTGAAGAATAACATTGCACTtagttattttattgattatatgaCTTCTATAAATGCTGAGGCATATCtgtacttttatttaaatatatatggttGGAGAGTATCAGCAGAGCAACAAATAGCAGATAttcatttacaaaaaatacaaactGGTCCTTCAACCTCAAGTATCGTTAATActaaacgtaaaaatatagATCTAGAAAATTTAAAGGAGGCtgctttaaaaatttatcaacagTATCTGAGTGATAAAGCATCATCAAAGTTACAGTTAGATGATTTATTAGTAAAAAATTTagtgacaaaaataaaaactgaaACTGTTAAGGAAATATGGTTTGATGATCTCTTAGTTTGTTGCTATGAAAAGTTACAAAATGAGGATAGATTTTTACCTAGTTTTAAAAAATCACTTGCATATATTAAACTTCTTGCTGAATTAGATTTACTGAAAGATCCAACCTCTGAGGATGATACAAAATccttaaaaagtataaatttaaCTAGTGTTAATGATGAATTAAATACTTTGCAAAATTTAACAGAGAGCTGTACTAACAGTGAAGCAAATATAACAGCAAGAAAAGAAGGCAAGTTAAAATCAAATTCTTCATTAAATTTGATAGATACTCTTGAATCAAGTGAATCTAAATCATGCagtgatattgaaaaaaaatctttaagtAATACAAAAGatacgaaaaatattcaaaaggtATCAAGTATAGATTTGGATCAAattaacgaaggaaaagaTGTAGCTTTTTATTTAGATTCAAACGTAGATCAATGTATCACGTTAGATGAAAAGAACTGTGACTTAAGTGTAATTAAAAAGCTCCAACAAGGTCGTTTTGAAATTACTGCAAAGATAATTGAAACTGGTATTGTTAATGATCGTGGTAAAACATATGGTATATATGCTGTGGCTGTTACCAAATGTTATGATTCAGGTTATCAAGAGAAATGGCACATTTATAGAAGATATTCTGATTTCTATGATttgtatcaaaaaataaaagaaaaatattatgatttgGCCAAAATTCCATTTCCTGCTAAGAAAGCGTTTCATAATATGGAGAGGACTGtattggaaaaaagaatgttaatGTTGAATGCTTGGTTACATCAACTAACAAAACCAGCAGTTGTTGATGGCCACATGGGTTTACAAAATCTCTTATTAGCGTTTTTAGAACAAGGAGATTACGATAAAGGGGTTACTGGAGGTCAAATTTCACGAACg ttagataatttaatgaatcCCCTAAAAACATCTATGAAGAGCGTGACGCAAGCTGTAAAGACTATGCCAGATAATATGTTGAGTACAGTAGACGGTGTTATGgataatataagtaaattttttgGTAATCCAAGAAAAAGTAATGTTTTTTATGAGCATACCAAAGTTGGTGCTAGCCTGGATGTAGAA actaatgataatattccattaagaataatgttattattaatggatgaaattttcgatttaaaagTAAGAAATCAGTGGTTAAGACGAAGGATCATTACTTTATTAAGACAAATTATTCGTACGATGTTTGGTGATATTGTGAATAGAAGAATAATAGAATATGTTTCATTAATAACTAGTCCCACAAAAGTTGCAGGATATTTACGTTTcattaa GAATAGTTTATGGCCCAATGGTATAAAAGCTGAAAGTAAACCTATTCGAGAttcagaaataaaatatagaactCGAGTAGTAGCCAAAGTAGCATTGCTCTCTTGTTTTTCAGACGATTTGAAGCATATCATAGGTAGTGAAACAACAAGACATGGGCTCCTAAGGgtgtttgaattatttcaacaaCCTGTATTAAATAgaagattattatatgtattacttGAAGGGATTCTAGAAACTTTATTTCCAAAAAACAACATAggagatatatttaaaaaagtctACTGTACGTCTTCTCgtttgaaagataaaattaaaacgtaa